From a single Ornithodoros turicata isolate Travis chromosome 8, ASM3712646v1, whole genome shotgun sequence genomic region:
- the LOC135367090 gene encoding zinc finger protein 513-like isoform X1 — protein MKDIETTTLCFENEVGGYCPGLIFLLTTTMTSINIDCSLFPAGGALEVQGGFGASDPTPFAQEGPGYECTLCPYVTNCRRNLLRHAKTHLVNKPFKCTFCSYATAKRGHMMSHVRKHTGERPYGCRYCGYKASHPTTLTRHERIHTGEKPFKCSTCPYASSRKQQLQEHERTHWRVLSRPALWTKASVVA, from the exons ATGAAAGACATCGAAACAACAACACTTTGTTTTGAGAATGAAGTGGGCGGGTATTGCCCTGGATTAATATTCCTTTTAACCACTACAATGACATCTATAAACAT TGACTGTTCCCTTTTCCCTGCTGGTG GTGCCTTGGAGGTACAAGGTGGATTTGGGGCCTCAGATCCGACACCGTTTGCGCAGGAAGGTCCTGGATACGAGTGCACGCTGTGTCCGTATGTGACAAACTGCAGGCGCAACCTACTTCGGCACGCAAAAACTCATTTGGTGAACAAGCCGTTCAAGTGCACGTTCTGCAGCTACGCGACAGCCAAGAGGGGACACATGATGTCGCACGTGAGAAAGCATACGGGAGAACGTCCTTACGGGTGCAGGTACTGCGGTTACAAGGCATCGCATCCGACAACGCTAACCAGGCACGAGAGGATCCATACGGGAGAGAAGCCCTTCAAGTGCAGCACTTGTCCGTACGCGTCTTCGCGAAAGCAGCAGTTACAAGAACACGAAAGAACACACTGGAG AGTCCTTTCGAGACCTGCCCTTTGGACTAAAGCCTCCGTCGTGGCCTGA
- the LOC135367090 gene encoding zinc finger protein 64-like isoform X2, with amino-acid sequence MKDIETTTLCFENEVGGYCPGLIFLLTTTMTSINIDCSLFPAGGHGNFKSDEGNSSLGGAVDRLPASSRTSSSVQGLTTVVTPYTSYSDLWCTRLHAGLRAAYKCRFCPYKTTFKGGIVLHEQRHSEAASFKCRFCNYMSLDGTNVAKHEMSKHTGKKPYKCSLCAYIARTKCHLTEHLRTHQK; translated from the exons ATGAAAGACATCGAAACAACAACACTTTGTTTTGAGAATGAAGTGGGCGGGTATTGCCCTGGATTAATATTCCTTTTAACCACTACAATGACATCTATAAACAT TGACTGTTCCCTTTTCCCTGCTGGTG GTCATGGGAACTTTAAAAGCGATGAGGGAAACAGCTCCTTGGGTG GGGCCGTCGACCGCCTTCCTGCATCAAGTCGGACGTCCTCTTCGGTGCAAGGACTGACCACCGTCGTCACACCTTACACTTCCTATTCCGATCTGTGGTGTACCAGGCTTCACGCAGGATTGCGAGCAGCGTATAAATGCAGGTTTTGTCCGTACAAGACCACATTCAAGGGTGGCATCGTGCTGCACGAGCAGAGGCATTCTGAGGCAGCGTCCTTcaagtgcaggttctgcaacTACATGTCACTGGACGGGACGAACGTGGCAAAGCATGAAATGAGCAAGCACACGGGGAAGAAACCCTACAAGTGCAGCTTGTGCGCATACATAGCAAGAACGAAATGTCATCTCACAGAACATTTGCGAACACATCAGAAATGA
- the LOC135367091 gene encoding very long-chain specific acyl-CoA dehydrogenase, mitochondrial-like — MFRSAASVICTHSCRMKLLKLVRLTSTSSGADSRRGRNRSFKKMESNSFLMNIFKGEANMEQMFPFPDVLTDDQLETLRMVLGPVYKFLTEVNDAKQNDMEEKFSDATIEGLKELGAYGMQVPPEMGGIGANNCQTARLSETIGEFDIGLGIALGAHQSIGFKGILLFGNEKQKRKYLPSLAAGDKLAAYCLTEPTSGSDAMSIKTRAVPSPDGKHFILNGGKIWISNGGIADIFTVFAQTPVKTDSGEVKDRITAFIVERSFKGVSSGPAEKKMGIRASNTATVNFDDVQVPVENVLGEVGEGFKVAMHILNNGRFGMAALLCGTMRSCIARATEHATMRSQFGNKLATYGSIQEKIARMAMALYVSESMTYMLSGNMDRGFTDYHLEAACTKITASESAWFTADETIQIHGGIGFMREAGLERVMRDLRIFRIFEGANDILRLFIALQGLQFAGGHLKDLQRAMRNPTAHLGLILDYGSKRVWRAVGLSTVGSLCEYVPGRLATPAALASRSIEMFGASAESLLMKYGKNIINEQFLLTRLANSAIDIYAMIVVLSRATRAIQKEYATANHEALLVDVICSEASERVQNNLGSLHSGEKLSNFDKMQAVAKEMCDTGGPVPHNPLNV; from the exons ATGTTTCGAAGTGCCGCGTCAGTGATATGTACCCACAGCTGTCGAATGAAATTGCTGAAACTTGTGAG GTTGACCTCTACCTCATCAGGTGCTGATTCAAGGAGAGGAAGAAATAGGAGCTTTAAGAAAATG GAATCCAATTCATTCTTAATGAACATCTTTAAGGGTGAAGCCAACATGGAACAGATGTTCCCTTTTCCTGATG TGCTGACAGATGACCAGCTCGAGACATTGAGAATGGTTCTTGGCCCCGTTTATAAATTTCTGACT GAAGTAAATGACGCAAAGCAGAACGACATGGAAGAGAAATTCTCCGACGCGACGATAGAAGGGTTGAAGGAGCTCGGTGCGTACGGCATGCAGGTGCCTCCGGAAATGGGAGGTATTGGAGCCAACAACTGTCAAACTGCACGTCTCAGTGAAACCATTGGTGAATTTGACATTGGGCTCGGAATAGCGCTGGGTGCTCACCAG TCAATAGGCTTCAAGGGTATCCTACTGTTTGGAAACGAGAAACAGAAGAGGAAATATTTACCTTCCCTGGCTGCTGGCGACAAACTTGCAGCCTACTGTCTCACGGAACCCACTAGCGGTTCAGATGCCATG TCTATTAAAACCCGCGCCGTTCCCTCGCCTGATGGGAAGCACTTCATCCTTAACGGTGGCAAAATTTGGATCAGTAATGGTGGAATTGCAGATATCTTCACTGTTTTTGCACAG ACACCCGTCAAGACAGATTCCGGAGAGGTGAAAGACAGAATCACAGCATTTATTGTGGAGAGAAGTTTCAAGGGCGTGAGTTCGGGTCCGGCGGAAAAGAAAATGGGCATCCGAGCATCCAACACGGCAACGGTCAACTTTGACGACGTTCAAGTACCCGTCGAAAATGTCTTGGGAGAAGTTGGCGAGGGCTTCAAG GTTGCTATGCACATCTTAAACAATGGCAGGTTCGGCATGGCGGCGCTCTTGTGTGGCACGATGCGCTCCTGCATAGCACGAGCAACAGAACATGCGACAATGAGGTCTCAGTTTGGTAACAAGCTGGCCACATACGGAAGTATCCAGGAGAAGATAGCGCGTATGGCGATGGCGTTGTACGTGTCTGAA TCCATGACGTACATGCTGTCCGGCAACATGGATCGAGGCTTCACGGACTACCACCTGGAGGCTGCGTGTACAAAAATAACAGCCTCCGAAAGTGCCTGGTTTACGGCCGACGAGACGATCCAAATACACGGTGGCATCGGATTCATGAGGGAGGCGGGCCTCGAACGAGTTATGAGGGACCTGCGTATCTTCCGCATTTTTGAGGGCGCAAACGACATCCTACGCCTATTTATTGCACTCCAGG GACTACAGTTTGCTGGAGGTCACCTGAAAGACCTGCAGAGGGCCATGAGAAACCCCACTGCCCATCTCGGATTGATTCTCGACTACGGATCTAAACGTGTGTGGCGTGCAGTGGGATTGAGTACCGTGGGCTCCCTCTGCGAATATGTGCCTGGTCGACTTGCAACCCCAGCTGCTCTG GCATCAAGGAGCATTGAAATGTTTGGTGCTTCTGCAGAGAGCCTACTAATGAAATATGGCAAGAATATTATTA ATGAACAGTTTCTACTGACCCGGTTGGCAAACAGTGCCATTGACATCTACGCCATGATCGTGGTCTTGTCTCGGGCAACACGTGCCATTCAGAAGGAATATGCCACTGCAAATCACGAGGCACTCCTGGTTGATGTCATATGCAGTGAG GCATCGGAACGAGTGCAGAACAACTTGGGATCCCTTCACTCAGGAGAGAAGCTCTCGAACTTCGACAAAATGCAAGCAGTTGCCAAAGAAATGTGTGACACAGGTGGCCCTGTTCCGCACAACCCTCTGAACGTTTAG
- the LOC135366180 gene encoding uncharacterized protein LOC135366180, with amino-acid sequence MYSEDMFAPLLEVARRADLEIENAKNHLRYPRANSAAKLCKMYEELQELERQFKSMDEQLGQCLSEHAVVYERLKRQNATAEVQIRDTILKLQSRGVPLSEQHLAFLSQVTAEDGSAPQDCLPFPSVEDNIRRAETRNKEQALLSQPIPCSGCTPETSHTVPSAERNRTELLMSRGYLDEPENDSTLIELTGRSGPSTSSGIAKCTVAAQTPPTRKHATATIPGPSTPDFESYCRATEDLRKWNSLCTPDVKDKRKQKTPPSAKRGKAMPKKQLTPTLEDYRTVVQVKEPVLDENTPKVPRVKLQTPPSAVRARPAELTTPTFEDYCAQRQGKKLGTRNLEGAGDLATTTFMGHASTAGFHT; translated from the exons ATGTATTCTGAGGACATGTTTGCACCTCTGTTAGAGGTAGCACGGCGCGCTGATTTAGAGATTGAAAATGCGAAGAACCATTTGCGTTACCCGAGGGCAAACTCTGCCGCTAAACTGTGCAAGATGTATGAAGAACTACAGGAACTAGAA AGACAGTTCAAATCTATGGATGAACAACTTGGCCAATGCCTCTCTGAGCACGCAGTCGTGTACGAGCGGTTGAAACGGCAGAATGCCACAGCGGAGGTGCAGATCAGAGATACAATTCTGAAGCTGCAGTCTCGTGGCGTTCCTCTTTCAGAACAGCACCTAGCAT TTCTGTCACAGGTCACAGCCGAAGATGGGAGCGCCCCTCAAGACTGTCTTCCGTTTCC ATCTGTCGAGGACAACATCCGCAGGGCGGA GACACGCAACAAAGAACAGGCACTGCTTTCGCAACCGATCCCATGCTCTGGATGCACTCCCGAAACTTCCCACACCGTTCCATCCGCGGAAA GGAACAGAACTGAGTTACTGATGTCTCGTGGCTACCTGGATGAGCCGGAGAATGACAGCACTTTGATTGAGCTCACCGGGAGGTCTGGTCCATCCACCTCAAGCGGTATTGCTAAATGCACA GTGGCAGCCCAAACACCTCCGACGAGGAAACACGCTACAGCTACCATACCAGGTCCC TCTACTCCCGACTTCGAAAGTTACTGCAGGGCTACAGAG GACTTGAGAAAGTGGAACTCTCTCTGTACACCTGACGTAAAAGACAAG CGCAAACAGAAAACACCCCCTTCTGCAAAGCGTGGAAAAGCTATGCCAAAGAAACAG TTGACCCCTACCTTGGAGGACTACCGCACTGTCGTGCAG GTAAAAGAACCTGTACTGGATGAGAACACACCAAAGGTGCCTAGG GTTAAACTGCAAACACCACCATCAGCAGTGCGTGCCAGGCCAGCAGAACTG ACCACACCTACTTTTGAGGACTATTGTGCTCAACGACAG GGGAAGAAACTCGGAACCAGAAATCTGGAAGGGGCAGGCGACCTTGCCACCACCACCTTCATGGGTCATGCATCTACTGCAGGTTTTCATACCTAG
- the LOC135366181 gene encoding kinetochore protein NDC80 homolog, producing MFSTSRKSKVKTLIPRRSSSSASDFRVSMVPLGTASDARHSIRPPMGRRSSSLSHVDRATSGRPSLSQGKRHPATKDTRPLNDRDFQQTCAHRLHSFLACHANASQVTVQQILRMSNKQFASTFLFLVNIMDPTFKLGPRVEESVMNMLQLLQYPFAVSKSMLQAIGSRLPLALGILTWLLDVVEYYESVDVFEHLFSDDAPLKDGSQVSGSHISRLVQYGLAPRDNSPDASAEDDLFLQQLVQEKYGELESAEDLQSEIDRVRKEVQYREAQKAEYLQQLETIASNKKAAEELEGFVESFDQFYTIKQKALEDVKRTNAEMEREIEVLKKDLANARATLDMQKQRREDKRSLEDQLQQAQASLKHVENKMNLALEELDELQMQWSNLLGKAQRDSTEIEALYSELHCNLESFPNPIPAMLKNLHYDETSSLEDLKQQCTVLKDITSTLQQIKVKSLAGARHESELAQRYEAEHQEVVREEQMEREILDQAVASHEKVKQGLLEQINAKKAQHAQLQKDLIIAQSETVATCADDTLLSLQQRVDAACTEYKDLQLQLETMKAKCEKHMKHVEALAEEKMKSLMNCFKRLQELAKPT from the exons A TGTTCTCTACATCACGAAAGAGCAAAGTAAAGACTCTCATACCCAGGCGCTCTTCGTCGTCGGCTTCAGATTTCAGGGTGTCCATGGTGCCTCTAGGGACTGCTTCGGACGCACGACACTCAATTCGGCCACCTATGGGCCGTAG GTCATCGAGTCTGTCCCATGTGGACAGGGCTACATCCGGTCGTCCCAGCTTGTCCCAGGGGAAGCGTCACCCTGCTACAAAGGACACCCGCCCGCTGAATGACAGGGATTTCCAACAAACGTGTGCTCACCGTCTGCATTCG TTTCTCGCATGCCATGCCAACGCCTCACAGGTCACCGTGCAGCAAATCTTGCGCatgtccaacaagcagtttGCCAGCACTTTTCTA TTCCTGGTCAACATCATGGACCCAACTTTCAAACTGGGACCCAGGGTCGAAGAAAGTGTAATGAACATGTTACAACTGCTCCAGTACCCGTTCGCAGTGTCCAAGAGCATGCTCCAGGCTATTGGCTCTCGTCTGCCTCTAGCACTTGGAATCCTCACCTGGCTGCTGGATGTCGTAGAG TACTACGAATCGGTGGACGTGTTCGAACATCTCTTTTCGGATGATGCACCTCTGAAAGATGGCAGCCAG GTCTCCGGTAGCCACATCTCTAGACTGGTGCAGTACGGATTGGCACCCCGTGACAACTCGCCTGACGCCTCTGCGGAAGACGACCTATTTCTTCAGCAATTAG TTCAAGAAAAGTATGGtgaacttgagtcagcagaggacTTGCAGAGCGAGATAGATCGGGTTCGGAAAGAGGTGCAGTACAGGGAAGCTCAGAAG gctGAGTACCTTCAGCAATTGGAAACTATTGCCAGCAACAAGAAGGCTGCTGAGGAACTTGAAGGCTTCGTTGAAAGCTTCGACCAGTTCTACACGATAAAGCAAAAAGCACTGGAGGACGTCAAACGTACAAATGCCGAAATGG AGAGAGAAATAGAAGTGTTGAAAAAGGATTTGGCGAATGCGAGAGCCACCCTAGACATGCAGAAGCAACGTCGGGAAGACAAGAGGTCTCTCGAAGATCAACTGCAACAAGCCCAGGCCTCcttgaagcatgtcgaaaataagatGAACTTGGCACTTGAGGAACTGGACGAGCTTCAGATGCAGTGGAGCAATTTACTCGGCAAG GCACAACGGGACAGTACTGAAATAGAAGCGCTGTACAGCGAACTCCATTGCAACCTCGAAAGCTTTCCAAACCCCATCCCTGCCATGCTCAAGAACCTTCACTACGACGAGACCTCGAGCTTGGAGGATTTGAAGCAACAGTGCACAGTTCTCAAGGACATTACAAGCACCTTGCAGCAGATCAAGGTCAAGAGCCTTGCAGGTGCCAGACATGAAAGTGAGCTGGCACAAAGG TACGAGGCTGAACACCAGGAAGTTGTGCGTGAGGAGCAAATGGAGAGGGAGATACTTGATCAGGCTGTTGCCTCCCATGAAAAAGTTAAGCAG GGACTACTGGAGCAAATCAATGCTAAGAAAGCTCAGCATGCACAGCTCCAGAAAGATCTCATAATCGCCCAATCGGAAACTGTAGCAACGTGTGCTGATGATACTCTTCTGAGCCTTCAACAGAG AGTGGATGCAGCCTGTACGGAGTACAAAGATTTGCAGCTGCAGCTGGAGACCATGAAAGCAAAGTGTGAGAAGCACATGAAGCATGTTGAAGCCTTGGCCGAG GAAAAAATGAAGAGCCTGATGAACTGTTTTAAGAGGTTGCAGGAACTCGCGAAGCCCACATAA
- the LOC135366182 gene encoding tRNA wybutosine-synthesizing protein 3 homolog yields the protein MSEFSEEKLNRLSSFDSSRKGSVDAQILGVVQLINSFPQYYTTSSCAGRTVIFSNSEANNPEGGYCIQKKGCIWHHVTHEKLDCNELESSLEGHSGSAVLKFEPFILHVRCSTLEDARKLVAVSVAAGCRNSGITLNRAGKLLVAVRSTLSMEVPLSKNGELLVSHTYLCFLVEEANTKMEENWKRLRRFFEGVCSLSKEIDDQTPRRRRPRVYENKTSVPDVRDIRVESPALQEDYSSEVAHLFVVRD from the exons ATGAGTGAATTTAGCGAAGAGAAGTTGAACAGGCTGTCGTCCTTCGATAGCAGTCGCAAAGGCAGTGTGGATGCTCAAATTCTGGGAGTTGTACAGCTCATAAACTCTTTTCCACAGTACTACACCACAAGCTCGTGTGCTGGACGGACTGTAATATTTTCCAATTCGGAG GCTAACAATCCGGAGGGTGGCTACTGTATTCAGAAGAAAGGCTGCATATGGCACCATGTGACACACGAAAAGCTGGACTGTAATGAGTTG GAGTCCTCTCTAGAAGGCCATAGTGGATCTGCCGTTCTCAAGTTTGAACCGTTCATTCTGCATGTCAGGTGTTCAACCCTTGAAGATGCTAGAAAGCTG GTGGCTGTAAGTGTAGCTGCAGGCTGCCGGAACTCTGGCATAACCCTGAACAGGGCCGGGAAGCTGCTTGTG GCTGTCCGCAGTACACTTTCAATGGAGGTCCCATTGTCAAAAAACGGAGAGCTGCTTGTGTCGCACACA taTTTATGCTTCTTAGTAGAAGAAGCCAATACAAAAATGGAGGAGAACTGGAAGAGACTACGACG GTTCTTTGAAGGCGTCTGCAGTTTAAGTAAGGAAATCGACGACCAAACTCCGCGTCGAAGACGTCCCAGGGTTTACGAGAATAAGACTTCTGTTCCTGATGTGAGAGACATCCGCGTGGAATCACCAGCACTGCAAGAAGACTACTCATCAGAAGTAGCGCATCTGTTCGTTGTTCGAGACTAA
- the LOC135366183 gene encoding uncharacterized protein LOC135366183 isoform X1, which yields MEPATAVTRRRNNAWSSEKESELIRFYRMHSLLWDSRHPEYYKRDKRDLAMRAIARALGPDFDVTSVKDKIKTLRDYFVKELKKEEVSRKSAAAAYISRWEHFGSWQFLRSVLASDGGRFMAHYAGNPFYFQAGQVKQEAPDTYQVFQCHEEETMILPTIESRDSPPQTHSVRDEQQRRCLTVRPLAQEESRIPAPPHLTRWTLQHAQEQTAVFAVQPHSATFISSAPNIYSQSKPDFMDTTAVQEPTVQQDMGRHDEDDFFCKHVISELRQMSKYQKDLAKLRIQQILFEVKYSSSSAVANTSTPPSSTVNQEPSPSPIPVVGFSSSPHNGNESP from the exons ATGGAACCTGCAACAGCAGTCACTCGAAGACGCAACAATGCGTGGTCCAGCGAGAAGGAATCTGAGCTGATTCGCTTCTACCGGATGCACAGCCTCCTGTGGGACAGCAGGCACCCGGAATATTACAAGAGGGACAAGCGTGACCTCGCCATGCGAGCCATCGCGAGAGCGCTTGGTCCCGATTTCGATG TGACAAGCGTGAAGGATAAGATAAAGACACTGCGAGACTATTTCGTCAAAGAactgaagaaagaagaagtgTCTCGCAAGTCTGCAGCAGCGGCGTACATCTCTAGGTGGGAGCATTTTGGTTCCTGGCAATTTTTACGCTCGGTCCTTGCGTCGGACGGTGGAAGGTTCATGGCACACTATGCAGGAAATCCC TTCTACTTCCAGGCCGGACAGGTGAAACAGGAAGCTCCTGACACATACCAAGTGTTCCAATGCCACGAGGAAGAAACGATGATCCTGCCGACAATCGAATCACGGGACTCGCCTCCCCAGACACATTCTGTCCGGGACGAACAGCAGAGAAGGTGCCTTACAGTGAGACCTCTGGCACAAGAAGAATCGAGAATTCCCGCGCCACCACATTTGACTAGGTGGACCCTGCAACATGCACAG GAACAAACAGCGGTCTTCGCTGTTCAACCGCATTCGGCCACCTTCATCAGCAGCGCTCCAAATATCTACTCTCAAAGCAAGCCCGACTTCATGGACACGACTGCAGTCCAGGAGCCCACCGTGCAACAGGACATGGGTAGACACGACGAAGACGATTTCTTTTGCAAACACGTGATTTCTGAGCTACGGCAAATGTCAAAGTACCAGAAGGACCTCGCCAAATTGCGTATTCAACAGATTCTGTTCGAAGTAAAGTATTCTTCGTCCTCGGCGGTCGCCAATACTTCTACCCCTCCGTCTTCTACAGTGAATCAAGAACCGTCGCCAAGCCCGATTCCTGTTGTGGGTTTCTCATCCTCGCCGCACAATGGCAACGAATCTCCGTGA
- the LOC135366183 gene encoding uncharacterized protein LOC135366183 isoform X2, which produces MEPATAVTRRRNNAWSSEKESELIRFYRMHSLLWDSRHPEYYKRDKRDLAMRAIARALGPDFDVTSVKDKIKTLRDYFVKELKKEEVSRKSAAAAYISRWEHFGSWQFLRSVLASDGGRFMAHYAGNPAGQVKQEAPDTYQVFQCHEEETMILPTIESRDSPPQTHSVRDEQQRRCLTVRPLAQEESRIPAPPHLTRWTLQHAQEQTAVFAVQPHSATFISSAPNIYSQSKPDFMDTTAVQEPTVQQDMGRHDEDDFFCKHVISELRQMSKYQKDLAKLRIQQILFEVKYSSSSAVANTSTPPSSTVNQEPSPSPIPVVGFSSSPHNGNESP; this is translated from the exons ATGGAACCTGCAACAGCAGTCACTCGAAGACGCAACAATGCGTGGTCCAGCGAGAAGGAATCTGAGCTGATTCGCTTCTACCGGATGCACAGCCTCCTGTGGGACAGCAGGCACCCGGAATATTACAAGAGGGACAAGCGTGACCTCGCCATGCGAGCCATCGCGAGAGCGCTTGGTCCCGATTTCGATG TGACAAGCGTGAAGGATAAGATAAAGACACTGCGAGACTATTTCGTCAAAGAactgaagaaagaagaagtgTCTCGCAAGTCTGCAGCAGCGGCGTACATCTCTAGGTGGGAGCATTTTGGTTCCTGGCAATTTTTACGCTCGGTCCTTGCGTCGGACGGTGGAAGGTTCATGGCACACTATGCAGGAAATCCC GCCGGACAGGTGAAACAGGAAGCTCCTGACACATACCAAGTGTTCCAATGCCACGAGGAAGAAACGATGATCCTGCCGACAATCGAATCACGGGACTCGCCTCCCCAGACACATTCTGTCCGGGACGAACAGCAGAGAAGGTGCCTTACAGTGAGACCTCTGGCACAAGAAGAATCGAGAATTCCCGCGCCACCACATTTGACTAGGTGGACCCTGCAACATGCACAG GAACAAACAGCGGTCTTCGCTGTTCAACCGCATTCGGCCACCTTCATCAGCAGCGCTCCAAATATCTACTCTCAAAGCAAGCCCGACTTCATGGACACGACTGCAGTCCAGGAGCCCACCGTGCAACAGGACATGGGTAGACACGACGAAGACGATTTCTTTTGCAAACACGTGATTTCTGAGCTACGGCAAATGTCAAAGTACCAGAAGGACCTCGCCAAATTGCGTATTCAACAGATTCTGTTCGAAGTAAAGTATTCTTCGTCCTCGGCGGTCGCCAATACTTCTACCCCTCCGTCTTCTACAGTGAATCAAGAACCGTCGCCAAGCCCGATTCCTGTTGTGGGTTTCTCATCCTCGCCGCACAATGGCAACGAATCTCCGTGA